tatgcctactactcggttgggtcgagttagtaagtcttttgttgggcgatgtatatgcttctacaatatgatcccagaaaatgtacaaaacaaatgtgttacgaaatttaaaagaatttttaaaaaacgtttgtgtgggaaaggttattatagcataaacaattttcttagtgacaccacggactgggattaaagcgaacaccctcaggctctttaattataaatgtttattgtacgatattacattgtaatccatattttatataaaaaaaaagcccgctgagtttcttgcgtccattcttctcaggtctgaggcagtctcttttgaatgggttttggatttggattttgacgttcaataagtgattataaatcctattttgaataaaaatatttgaattgataaTACTGTTATGATTTATGATTGTCAAGAAAGAAAACGCTAATTAAtgttgatttttatattttatttttctaagaaaaatatctaaaaaaaaaatttgtgcgCTACCCGTAATCGTACACAATAATgaaactagctaacgcacacattgacaaatcaaaagcacatttgaaaaaatattatggatATGCACAATATTGACGAAGATGttatagattttagattaaAGACCCAATTAACACTCCTCCTGTGTATACAGGTAAATCACCTGATATACATAGATTTATACAGCGGATCTTATGTCacgaaaaatacataaaaaaattaacagttcATTACTAATGTTAGATGTTAAAGTATAAtcacaaataataaatcaaatttgtGAGTAGTGTTGTATTGagtataaaattaatcaaaataattaattgaatagtttgatgaatttgtcgctgattgttttaattacttaagtacCTGCTCAATTTTTATTCAAGCGACCCACGTATGATAGAAACCATGTACATTTGTTGATTAaagttattgtattgtaattttataacgTAATGTAATGGAATGTAATTTTATATCATGTAAACATGAAAGCTCAGTGACCCAGAAatgaacccagtgctctgtgaacggctcgaacACCTGgtattgcgtagagacgttgcttcattgtgtgtcttctaccgcatttatcacggggagtgttctgaagaggtatttcacctgattcctgccgccaaattccaccttcgcacaacacgccacaaattaggatatatcATCCAAAtcttctggatgtgtggcgttcctccacagtgtggttttcaaggaacaacaaaactgtggaattagcttccttgtgctgtgtttccgagacgatacgacataccgGTACGTTCAAAcaaagctcgtacaccttccataaaggccggtaATGCTCCTAccattcctctgttgttgcaataaaattaattggcaTCAACTACGTAGAGAGTAGACAACACCAACATCTCAATCAATTAAGATTGCATCATTTGACGTCATGCAGGTACGCAAGAAATCGTTTTTGACGTTTTTGTTTTATCGCCTACTCTCTCAATTCAAATTAGTAGCCCGTCGCCTTTCTGTAGCTCACGGTGGACTGTCAAGAGTGTCAAGGAAGGCTTAGTTGGCTTAGGCCTGCTATGAACTAGTTGGCTTCCTGTTATTGgcctatttttttttgcacttCAAGTATCTGTCGTATTCCCTATTAGTCTAAGGGTATATTTTCAGTTATAAAATTAAAGGGAACATGtattattagataaaataattattgagacTTAAATCTACGTATGGTTATGTACACTTCATGGGAAGGTTAGCCGTCTAGggtgaatatattttttgctatatagatagcttttaaattttttgtggcTTATCTCTGGGAATTACTGAAAAGGGTGCtaagattttttataatatttacgacATTTTCTGAGTCTGGGCGCATTCTTAAGttcaaaatatttgttatgttgACAATACTACACAGCTCGACTGTAACTTGATACTTTGAAATTATGgtggaatataatattaaattatataattaaatattcattacacAGAATGCCATAAAAATCATAAAGTTAGTTCCATTTTAACCCACGACGATTCTCTTTCTGCACAGACAATAGTTCAGTTACAGTCTGTGttcataatatcataaaactagaaaaaaaatgttaaagtaaTATGGCGGCTGCAATAGAATCAGCCGATATgattattaaaaagaattctcaaATATTAGTCAATGTAGAAGAAGCACTCGAAGATTTATTAGTGGTTTCATATTGTTCAGAGAACAGAAAGTTTCAAGGAGTACTTTTAGATTCCAATAAGGGGTAAGTAAAATTAGGCTCTAACTCATGTATCGATTTATGAACTTgaaagataaaattatttattattttacagtaatTTACCCTTTGGAGTATACAGTCTTAATCCAGTGTTTTCTAAGTCGTCTGAAACTAAAGCTAGTAAAGATGAAAAATTACATTCCGTTAGTCAAAGATTTACCTATCAAGAGCCACAATATGCGAATCGAGATGAAGGTAAATCAAAGAAACAGGCTACAAAAAGCAAACCTCAACCGCGACAAAAGATGACGGTTCGCCTACGTCCTCGAAAAGTCTTGTGTTCGAATTGCCAGGGGATTTGTAAcgaaaacaatgaaaatgtggACGTGTCCAAGAAGCGAAAACTCGAAACCGAAGAGGATATTAAAAGCGAAGTTGAGTCATCAAATTTagtgaaaaaatttaatatgaaaagtATGCTAATTCCTAAGCTATCCAGATTGCATCCAAGTGAGATATCTAGTGCATTGAAAACAAAAACGAATCATAAGAATGATAAAGTGAAAAGTGCTAGAAGTGAGAGTGGAAGCAACAAAGCTCAAGAATTGGCTTTTGTCAGTGTATCTGAAGGTGATAACTTGTGTGATATTGAGGATGATAAGAGTGATGCAGCATTTAGTAATCTCTTTTCTAGCGCTAGAACTTTAAAGATTTGCTTTGGTGAGGGTGAAGGCACTGTGGTTAAAATACCACCAATTAATGGTGACTTCAATGAGGACTCTGGTGTCTCATGTGATATGGCCAAACCAGACTCAAAAGCAGTAAAAAAAGCATTAAAAAGAGCTAAGAAACAAGCTAAGAAAGTTGCAGATAAAAGTGAGGGAAGGAGTGAACCATCTTCTAAGCATGTGGGAGCCCTATCTCCTCACAATAATGTAGACAGTAGCCCACCATCAGACCCATTAGAAAAGAAACAAAGACACAAAGTTAAACATaaaaagaaacacaaaatacagaaaaaacGAGATGAGAACACAAGTAAAAGTGATGGTGATTCTGTTGATTATTTCAGCAACATAGATGGTAATTTGaaacataaatttaagaaaCAGAAAATCAGCTTACGCCGGATGAGCAGTAATTCTTACGAACTGTGTGATGAAATTGAATCATCTGATGATGGCGAAAGTGAGATTGTACCTGACTTTCCTGCAAATAGTTCAGAGAGTGCTGGAGGTACCTTGCTAAGGGTGTCTCCTGGTGATATAGTATGGGGCAAGGTAGTTGGCTTTCCTTGGTGGCCCGGTCGTGTTTTAAGTGTGACTCCTACTTCAAGAGCACATGTTGCATGGTTTGCTTCAACTACATCATCACTAATGCCTTGTGATAGCTTGAGTCCATTCCTACAGGATTATAAGGTATTTTCTGCATTTGATTATGCATAATTAATAGATCTTAAGAAGAAATAACATAAGAGAAATATATAACAAGTCCCTAAAATGTTAGTTTAGTCTGTCAACAAGTAACAATCTCTACTTTTTCCCCAAATTGATATGTATGtgttaaaaatcaaaataatatggATGTAGATTGAAGAACACTTACAAGATTTAATTAAAAGATGTTTATATAGTTACACACCTTAACAATACAATTTCAATTGTCAAAGGTAATGAGACATGAAATAAAGGAACCAAATATGATTTTTGCTGTAAGATATTTCTCTTAACAAATTTTAAGACTCACTTAACCTTAATATAGTCTTTATCCCTATAAACCCCTTTTATAACATGCTTATGAAACTCactatcatcatatgaacatATACAATCTCTtgttatttatatgaaattataatttagctaaagttttcaatattttgtaGTTCCATGAGTCCACAAGAGACCCACCAGAATCTTATGTTGGCAGGAAAGAAATTGAGTGTTCACAAGTTGTCCACTACACAAAAATATTGACTGGCTTCAAAAGTAAAGAAACCAGTTCAAATTTTGGCTTAGCTATGCTTATGTAGATTGGCAGAATATTTCTTGAAGCCTTTAGTGACTTTTAAAAACTTGCAATATTCAGTACAACATCATTTCAAGACTTGACACTCTTGCTAGATCTAATAATCACATGTTATGATGAGAATTTAGAAATATGGTAGAAATGTAGTAGCAGGGGTAAAAAACtagtaaattttttaaagtggtGGATGAGAAAAGAAGTATGGGAGTATCTTTGGAGCTTAGCTTAGTGTTCAGTCAGTAGTGATACAGGCAatacagaaatattttatttttgtagtggTCATCCTAGGCAATATAATATAGGAAGACCTAGTGCATCtgtaatgcgtaagcattattgtatttcggtctgaagggcgccatagctagtgaaatgactgggcaaatgagacttaacatctttgtctcaaggtgatgtgtgcaattgtagtgccactcagaattggcggtttttccagaatcctgagtggcacttcattgtaatgggcagtacCATTACactaccatcatctgaacgccctgctcatgttgtgccttattttcataaaaaaaatctattttccATCTTAGAAACCTGGAGccatttttcattattatacacCATGATATTGTCAGAAGATATAACTCATTGGATCCTCATCATATTCCAGATACGTTTCAACAAAAAGAAAAGGGGTCCATACAAAGATGCAGTGAAACAAGCAACAATTGAGGCAAGACAGATGGAATGTGATGACCCGCTGGCAAGTCCAGACCACTCACTAGCGGCTGTCTCACCGAGACGGATTGATGTGTTCTCATAATGTGATACTGTCACTGCCGAATTTAATGTGATATGTATATTTGCACAATTTCAATAGTTTGTAAGTATTAAGTGTATTTTGTATCTAGTTAAGTAGGTATTAAAAGCTCCCTATGAGAATAGGGAATAATGGAAAATACCCAGAATTGTAGACCAATacatttatttcgatttggtttttttaaataaatagtcatATATTTGTGAGGTATATAATATGACCTTTTCACATcacaaatacatataattttatggttaaatactaaaaacaataaaatacatattgttaTGAGCATCACCAACTATAATTTATCACTGtgttttataacatttataatatagcCTTAGTGAGGGTAGTTTAAGAAACAGCAGGGTTACTTTTGCTATTTCTTTGTTACATATTTTTActcttcttttattttattaaatgcaaTATGTAACTACATCTATTTTGCCAAATTTATTCTTTTTActactttgtttattttattgaaatgtaaccTTTTTAATATCATCAAAACTAAACCAGATACAAATAGTATGAATAGTATGGccaaaaagattttattagaattttattatattgcaaaGAATGTCTCAATCATACAAAAAGTTACAATATGCAACccttaaaagtaaatacatTGTAACATATGCTTAGCTTTTTTCATGGAAGTAGAATCTTAttcttttacaaaattttgttgCCTGACTTAGAAACtcatatttaactttttaaaacaaCAAGTAATTTACTTTATGGTCATTCCTATATATTTGCTACTAATGATACactgtatatttaatttactcaatttattttattttttaacaaatttttctCTAGATACATGCATCCTGAGGCATTGAAGTGGGATAGtaatgtataaatttatacagaaaatagttgaaatatatattaagtgcCATGCTGTGTGCCAGAAATGtctctaaaaaatatttacaaatcaaCATAGAGCGCACGGATTATCTCGCacgcacggacgagtaaaaaaagaaggagtccgcgccgtgatattagcaaccgtgaagcaccgttatgcttgTGTCTGTGCgtttacgggggatactagttacacaattttttctcctttaaataatcatatatggccacaaatacttatatagtatcgtttttacactttttcacaacgcaagacggcatttttaaaatattttattgagacgcaactgatctatcacagacgatgacaattctcataatggccgcctatcggcctgtagtagtgtgagTGTGTGCGTGAGGCTATGTATTCACAcgttaccggcttgttttggtgctacactgttatgtaagatgaCACAGAGTCCTTTTATTAGTCCGTGCTCGCACGATACTATAGGATATACGCCTCCatcattatattgtattaaataggGAATTGTTTTTCATACACCGTAAAAAACAaagcatataaaaataataatattaaaccatGCATTATAAACTCCCATTCATTGGAATAGCTACcctatatatattaagtatacgacaaataacatatattgacactccaaaaataaatactctttTTACATAGTAACGACTGCTGCAGACGACAGGCCCACACACGTTAATTTAACAAGGTTCCATCCCTGTTTCAACGCGCGAGGGTTGTGTATAACAAGATCCAGtgcaattaatatattatccGAGATTTCGTCTGTGGTATTATTACATACCATGGTAATATTACGTACGTATTTCGGTCTCATGagcacttttataatattttggaattaaaggcatttattttctcaaaattgttttccctttgaattatttttgttttcaataattctaCCTCCGCTTCAAAAACACTTAATAAAAGTAGCATCACAATGTTTTGGACCTTTCATAcagtgttataaaatataatactgtgTTTACtgtcatataatttgcagttaggtactaacttaattttgtagggataattctatgatgcactagtgtgtaatattattatgcacgtgTGTATATATCGTCGTTATACTTCGGTTTATGGCTCTAAGAACGATGTAATTAGGCTCACTCTACGAGCAATGTGTTGAAAAATAACTAGTATTGTGCTTTTAGACAAGTGCAGTGATTTCACGTGTTTGTAATTAGAATTAAACACAAACTAACTCACTCCCAGAACTAAGTTTAAACAATCCACATAATcgcaatatataatttataaaaatttaaaatatacttttttttttggattttatgacctggtaactaagacctttaGTCAAGTTTAAAATATACTAGTGTTTAGACAAACAAAGAGTATAGCATGTTAGAAAAGGATAGCGAATCTTTTGTTGCTGTTCTGatctgaactgattttgattgacaagtcgtaaacattcAACCACTCCCAAGTGTGGTTGGTTGCGTTGTGGCTCATACCAATATAGGAATTTGATGTTTAATCAAAATTGCTGACACATTATCGGGCTATCAAGTCAGCTTTACGCCAGTATATTCTAAGTATATTTGTCTAGGGTATGTGCATGAAGGTTTATTTTTGGCTAGTGGCATCAATTAATGAAGCTTTTATATTAAGCTATTGTAAAGCAATTAGATTATTTTGCCTTcactgttatttaatttttaagagtccatttttattattttatagtgtagtataattgttttataattattattttatatgttttttttagttcTGTTTTAATCTTTAAAGGCACAATTAGGTGATTTGTTTAATATGAAACCTGTAGATGTTATACCACTCGTCTCATCCAAATATAttgtttgtataaaatattttatattagatatGATATTAAGATTTGGGAGTGGGTGGATGTAATAAAATTGGTATAACTtcttgacaattaatttttataaaatatatcaccATGCCCTagcctttccgttccgggatttgatcgcgcggtatgcctcagatcggcgtgAATTTTGGCGCAGCGTTCTACAATGGGTATTATTTAACGTGTAATATATAGCTTATAATTAGTAAATGTATCAGAAAggtattgaaacaagctataacaccatgcaaaataaaccatcttataaacaaaataagggtcagaagtTGATAAGAAAGAATGGTGCCATACGGCActttcggttttggtgtatctgaaaaatctagtgccctgccGATTTGGGAAGGCTAGAGGCGATAATTCCAAACTACATTCTTACCAACTACCTCTTTTAGAACAGTGTTGTCGTCTACATGGTTAATTGAAAGAGTTCGGAAGAGAATCAAAATATCTCTCacctatatttacaataaacatAACTTATTTAATAAGCAAGCAGTTATAacgatatttttttcataaattaaaatggGGTTTCCGttatattttccataaattGAAAACTCATCAAGGAAAAACATTTATCTCCTTTGATGGGTCGGTTTGAGCCTCGTTGccaatactttaaataaaataataaagtagaatttttatgtttatttttttttagttttatggtTTAGTTTAGATGTTGTTTTACACTACTGAGACgtagtatacataatataactttGCCTGGAATGCGGTGGCCACGAATATGTTCCCAtacattttctttattttctaaAGCGTCAAGTTtgggtatatattttataatatagtaaacaTGGCTAAGAAGAAATGGACTCTCTTTTTTGGCACTTTTTATGGATGACTTCATTGTTAAAACTAGTAAATAATAAGgcgtaaacaataataaatagtaattgtTTTAAACTTCATACACCTAATTGCCATGATACTTAACTAAAGctactgtaatttatttttttatgtcaggAAAAAATAGACAATGCCCTACTTTATGCGGTGGGCGAGTTGTACTTAGTTGTGAAGACAGGCAATAGCTTTTATGAACAATGCCAAAGgtttatattttgttctttGAGATGCGTAATAGTTTATGTTTACTCAACTGTTTAGATTTAAGTAAGTCAAGTCCTATTGTATATTTACAACTACAggaattgtatataataaaatatataaactactttttgttttaatacGAAATCTTTGTACCTTCGTTTTACCTACGTATAGTCTATGTtttggcttttttttttttatggaataggaggacaaacgagcgtacgggtcacctggtgttaagtgatcaccgccgcccacactctcctgcaacaccagaggaatcacaagagcgttgccggcctttaaggaaggtgtacgcgcttttcttgaaggtacccatgtcgtatcgtcccggaaacaccgcacaaggaagctcattccacagcttcgtggtacgaggaagaaagctccttgaaaaccgcactgtggaggaccgccacacatccagatggtggggatgatatcgtaacttgtggcgtgtcgtgcgaaggtggaattcggcggcaggaatcaggttgaacagctcttcggaacactccccgtgataaatgcggtagaagacacacaatgaagcgacgtctctacgcaacgccaagtgatccagccgttcacagagtactgggtccccgacaattcgagctgctctgcgttgcacgcggtcaaatggatcgagctgatactggggtgcgccagaccagagatgacagcaatactccatgtgtggccggacctgcgctttgtagagcgctagtatgtgggccggcttgaagtattgccgtgctctattaatgacgcccagtttctttgaagccaatttggctttgccttccaggtgaccacgaaattggcaatcgctcgagatttcgagacccagtattccgatactaggcgaggctttgagggaagtgttgtcgaagagcggtgatacgacaaatggggtttttttaggtaaacgcgcaaacttgagtcttctgggggttaaattggacaaggttcaacttaccccattccgcgaccttctcgagagaggactcgatagaagacacaagtttcacccggcactggtcgacgttttcccgagagagacctgcatggcccgtctatacggcatcaccagtgctgtcgtctgcatagcaatgcatgttggcggtgtccaacatatcattgatatgcagaagaaacagcgtgggagatagcacacagccttggggcactccagcgttcacgggcttgggattcgagcaataaccgtcgataacgacctgtatgctgcgcccagtgaggaagctggaggtccacttgcataagctctcgggaagcccaaatgatggaagttttgcgaggagcgccttgtgccatacacgatcaaaggccttcgctatatccagaccaactgccaggccttcccccttgctttcaatagccgccgcccatctgtgtgttaggtataccagaagatcgccagtcgaccgaccatggcgaaagccgtactgccggtcgttgatcaactggtgaccctcaaggtataccaagagctggcggttaatta
This genomic window from Leptidea sinapis chromosome 34, ilLepSina1.1, whole genome shotgun sequence contains:
- the LOC126975064 gene encoding PWWP domain-containing protein 2A-like, producing MAAAIESADMIIKKNSQILVNVEEALEDLLVVSYCSENRKFQGVLLDSNKGNLPFGVYSLNPVFSKSSETKASKDEKLHSVSQRFTYQEPQYANRDEGKSKKQATKSKPQPRQKMTVRLRPRKVLCSNCQGICNENNENVDVSKKRKLETEEDIKSEVESSNLVKKFNMKSMLIPKLSRLHPSEISSALKTKTNHKNDKVKSARSESGSNKAQELAFVSVSEGDNLCDIEDDKSDAAFSNLFSSARTLKICFGEGEGTVVKIPPINGDFNEDSGVSCDMAKPDSKAVKKALKRAKKQAKKVADKSEGRSEPSSKHVGALSPHNNVDSSPPSDPLEKKQRHKVKHKKKHKIQKKRDENTSKSDGDSVDYFSNIDGNLKHKFKKQKISLRRMSSNSYELCDEIESSDDGESEIVPDFPANSSESAGGTLLRVSPGDIVWGKVVGFPWWPGRVLSVTPTSRAHVAWFASTTSSLMPCDSLSPFLQDYKIRFNKKKRGPYKDAVKQATIEARQMECDDPLASPDHSLAAVSPRRIDVFS